A region from the Aquimarina sp. ERC-38 genome encodes:
- a CDS encoding type IX secretion system membrane protein PorP/SprF has translation MKNYIRYICGVLLFCSLGISTPGFGQELFAPVQNQYLADNPYLISSAYAGIGDCWQVRGTGFEQWVQVKNGPSTQNLSIDGRISDRSGVGAILFNDSNGATSQRGAQVSFAHHLTLSEYNNQYLSFGLSYRYTQFGIDTSQFNNGDPDNPISPSLQSINYGNSNFDLGILYRLGRFFLSANAVNLIDKQIDDFGELEPTKLQNYYLYTGYTFYRRFGNLEIEPSILYQSFASDGRSAADINIKVRKLMRQNYIWAGLTLRSIIDQEFKPLSVSPMIGIKRAGFYVAYGYQVGVNESLENLSTAAGSHMITLGFDFACRQSKCGCTY, from the coding sequence ATGAAAAACTATATAAGATATATATGTGGGGTGTTGCTGTTCTGTAGTTTAGGAATATCCACACCCGGTTTCGGACAGGAACTTTTTGCTCCTGTCCAGAACCAGTACCTGGCGGATAACCCTTATTTAATTTCGAGTGCTTATGCCGGTATTGGAGATTGCTGGCAGGTGAGAGGTACCGGGTTTGAACAATGGGTACAGGTTAAAAACGGACCTAGTACACAGAATTTGTCCATTGACGGACGTATTTCTGATCGTTCCGGGGTAGGAGCTATTCTTTTTAATGATAGTAACGGTGCTACTTCACAAAGGGGGGCTCAAGTTTCTTTTGCCCATCATTTGACTTTAAGTGAATACAATAATCAATACCTTTCTTTTGGGTTAAGTTATCGGTATACGCAGTTTGGCATTGACACTTCGCAATTTAATAATGGAGATCCGGATAATCCAATTAGTCCCTCTTTACAGAGTATCAACTACGGTAACAGTAATTTTGACCTAGGAATATTATATCGGTTAGGGCGTTTTTTCTTAAGTGCAAATGCTGTTAACCTTATTGATAAGCAAATTGATGATTTTGGTGAATTAGAACCTACTAAACTGCAAAATTATTATTTATATACCGGGTATACCTTTTACAGAAGGTTTGGTAATCTGGAGATCGAACCTTCTATTTTATACCAAAGCTTTGCTAGTGATGGTCGAAGTGCAGCGGATATCAATATAAAAGTTCGTAAGTTGATGCGTCAGAATTATATTTGGGCTGGTCTTACTTTACGTTCTATTATTGACCAGGAGTTTAAACCCCTATCGGTTTCTCCCATGATCGGAATCAAAAGAGCAGGTTTTTATGTGGCTTACGGATACCAGGTTGGGGTTAACGAAAGTTTGGAAAACTTAAGTACCGCAGCAGGTTCTCATATGATCACTTTAGGTTTTGATTTTGCCTGTAGGCAAAGTAAATGTGGGTGTACGTATTAA
- a CDS encoding GH3 auxin-responsive promoter family protein: MSLKSIAAKVFAKYVTKKIQIWASTPHQTQEKVFQQLIKEAKLTAFGKDHDFQNITSYQDFTERVPIRDYEQLRTYVERVVAGEENVLWPGKPLYFAKTSGTTSGSKYIPLTKESMPTHIHAARNAILCYIAETGKASFVDGKMIFLQGSPEMTTKNGIGLGRLSGIVAHYVPGYLQKNRLPSWETNCMEDWEKKVDAIVAETIDQDMRVISGIPPWVQMYFERLKEKSGKPIGSLFKNFELFIYGGVNYEPYRPIFRKLNGKSIPSIELYPASEGFFAFQDSQKDSGMLLQLDSGIFYEFVKSEVFFDENPPRLLLKDVVIGENYVMLISTNAGLWAYNLGDTIQFTSTSPYRVIVSGRIKHFISAFGEHVIGKEVEQALQAAVQGENILINEFTVAPQIEVKEGQLPYHEWFIEFSQPVEDVCSLAKTIDDNLRKQNSYYDDLITGKILEPLHITPIRVGGFTEYMKSIGKLGGQNKLPRLANDRKIADQLQSFKI, from the coding sequence ATGTCTTTAAAATCCATAGCAGCAAAAGTCTTTGCAAAATATGTTACAAAAAAGATTCAAATATGGGCTAGTACTCCTCATCAAACACAGGAAAAGGTCTTTCAGCAATTAATTAAAGAAGCAAAGCTAACTGCTTTTGGGAAAGATCATGATTTTCAAAATATTACTTCTTACCAGGATTTTACGGAGCGTGTTCCTATCCGGGATTATGAACAACTCCGTACTTATGTAGAACGTGTGGTTGCAGGAGAAGAAAATGTATTATGGCCCGGCAAACCTTTGTATTTTGCAAAAACCTCAGGAACTACCAGTGGGTCTAAATACATTCCGCTAACGAAAGAATCCATGCCGACCCATATTCATGCGGCACGAAATGCGATACTCTGTTATATTGCTGAGACCGGGAAAGCTTCTTTTGTAGATGGTAAAATGATTTTTTTACAGGGTAGTCCGGAGATGACCACTAAAAATGGTATTGGTCTGGGTCGCTTATCGGGTATCGTAGCGCATTATGTGCCTGGCTATTTACAAAAAAACCGGTTACCTAGTTGGGAAACCAATTGTATGGAAGACTGGGAAAAAAAGGTAGATGCGATTGTAGCAGAAACAATTGACCAGGACATGAGAGTAATTAGTGGTATCCCGCCCTGGGTTCAAATGTATTTTGAACGGCTCAAAGAGAAGTCAGGAAAACCAATAGGAAGCTTATTTAAAAATTTTGAACTCTTTATTTACGGCGGGGTGAATTACGAACCTTACCGACCTATTTTCCGGAAACTAAATGGTAAATCTATTCCTAGTATCGAATTGTACCCGGCTTCTGAAGGGTTTTTTGCTTTCCAGGATTCGCAAAAGGACAGTGGTATGTTATTACAGCTAGACTCCGGAATATTTTATGAGTTTGTCAAATCCGAAGTGTTTTTTGATGAAAACCCACCCAGGCTTTTGTTAAAAGATGTAGTTATAGGAGAAAATTATGTGATGTTAATTTCTACAAACGCCGGACTTTGGGCTTATAACCTGGGGGATACCATACAATTTACCAGTACTTCTCCTTACCGGGTAATCGTTTCCGGTAGGATTAAGCATTTTATTTCAGCTTTTGGGGAACATGTTATCGGAAAAGAAGTGGAGCAGGCTTTACAAGCTGCGGTACAAGGAGAAAATATTTTAATCAATGAATTCACTGTTGCTCCTCAAATAGAAGTTAAAGAAGGGCAACTTCCATATCACGAATGGTTTATCGAGTTTAGTCAACCAGTAGAGGATGTATGTTCTTTGGCTAAAACTATTGACGATAACCTTCGGAAACAAAACTCATATTATGATGATCTGATTACCGGAAAAATTCTAGAACCTTTACATATCACGCCAATTAGAGTAGGCGGTTTTACTGAATATATGAAATCTATTGGTAAATTAGGCGGACAAAATAAGCTTCCGCGGTTAGCAAATGATCGAAAAATTGCAGATCAATTACAATCTTTTAAGATATAA
- a CDS encoding DUF6909 family protein, whose protein sequence is MKERIRTRAQESSNAIERMYITMRHLFNRGFYKPMGVSGETLRESLLILRPEIYGSIADAKIELNGLLYVMDRLPLGIEECRYINLTSEEGYKDSHFETIIPPKRRRNCYRIDAEQMNIEITRGRSDIYDILTHLTYLFIESHKIKDRVLINEEGSVTRDWKRLKSVVLSKAELSKIEEEVALTHTASVLGRTFSEVSEIYNKFSCAENKDRFLHIVYWLGSLALEETLDNKKRIVTFSPVLRERLGHHIHGEIWARTIKQQLEKLDLLTRPLHIISANMHSVMNTLYAKEALQSEKKKSEFELYEALSQKVNGKLRTKVEKWAVQNGMTFLKDQSGTNIDVQIFDLSKDASFAKDTAEDKSKIPVLIVMDYAFGEQAYETMDELLKPYIKPKHTAYLDVKSISIMGKAGILDGGKGDVMIPSAHVFEGTADNYPFDNQLKKANFKNKNIDIYDGAMITVLGTSLQNRDILKFFHESTWNIIGLEMEGAHYQKAIQAASKIRGSLKSDVKVRYAYYASDNPLETGSTLASGGLGTSGVKPTYVITKKIIEQILD, encoded by the coding sequence ATGAAAGAACGAATAAGAACCCGGGCGCAGGAGAGCTCAAATGCAATTGAACGTATGTACATTACGATGCGGCACTTGTTTAACCGGGGATTTTATAAACCTATGGGGGTATCCGGAGAAACCTTACGGGAATCCTTACTGATCTTACGCCCCGAAATTTATGGGTCTATTGCGGATGCTAAGATAGAACTTAATGGTTTATTGTACGTAATGGACCGATTGCCCTTAGGTATTGAAGAATGTCGTTATATTAACCTTACTAGTGAGGAAGGCTATAAAGATTCGCATTTTGAAACGATTATTCCGCCAAAGAGGAGAAGAAATTGTTACCGTATCGATGCGGAACAAATGAATATTGAAATCACCCGGGGCAGGTCTGATATTTATGATATTTTAACCCACCTTACTTATCTTTTTATTGAATCCCATAAAATTAAAGACCGGGTTTTAATTAATGAGGAAGGGAGTGTTACCCGGGATTGGAAACGCTTAAAAAGTGTGGTTCTTAGTAAAGCGGAACTTTCTAAAATCGAAGAGGAAGTAGCTTTAACTCATACGGCAAGTGTATTGGGAAGAACCTTTAGTGAAGTTTCGGAGATCTATAATAAATTTAGCTGTGCAGAAAATAAGGATCGGTTTTTACATATTGTTTATTGGTTGGGTTCTTTGGCCCTTGAAGAAACCTTAGATAATAAGAAGAGAATTGTTACCTTTAGCCCGGTATTAAGAGAACGTTTAGGACACCATATACATGGAGAAATCTGGGCTCGTACGATTAAGCAGCAATTAGAAAAGTTGGATTTACTTACCCGGCCTTTGCACATTATTAGTGCAAATATGCATAGTGTGATGAATACGTTGTATGCTAAAGAAGCGTTACAGTCTGAGAAAAAAAAGTCCGAATTTGAGTTGTACGAAGCCTTAAGCCAAAAAGTAAATGGTAAGTTGCGAACTAAAGTGGAAAAGTGGGCCGTACAAAACGGAATGACTTTTTTAAAGGATCAAAGCGGGACTAATATTGATGTTCAGATTTTTGACTTGTCAAAGGATGCTAGTTTTGCAAAAGATACTGCCGAAGATAAAAGTAAGATACCAGTACTTATTGTGATGGATTATGCTTTTGGAGAACAGGCGTACGAAACGATGGATGAATTGTTAAAACCTTATATAAAACCGAAGCATACGGCTTACCTGGACGTAAAATCCATTTCGATCATGGGTAAAGCAGGTATATTGGATGGTGGAAAAGGAGATGTAATGATTCCGTCCGCACATGTTTTTGAAGGTACGGCAGATAATTATCCGTTTGATAACCAATTAAAGAAAGCAAATTTTAAGAATAAAAATATTGATATTTATGATGGAGCTATGATTACGGTTTTGGGTACGTCTTTACAGAACCGGGATATCCTGAAGTTTTTTCATGAAAGTACCTGGAATATCATTGGGTTGGAAATGGAAGGAGCCCATTATCAAAAAGCCATACAAGCTGCCTCTAAAATCAGGGGGAGTTTAAAATCAGATGTAAAAGTGCGTTACGCGTATTATGCCTCGGATAACCCTCTAGAGACAGGAAGTACCTTAGCATCGGGGGGATTAGGTACTTCAGGGGTGAAGCCTACTTATGTAATTACAAAAAAGATTATTGAACAAATTTTAGATTGA
- a CDS encoding DUF4837 family protein: protein MNKLFLLLSGLFLLIGCASDTKDKKKERQGAMAQSVGRINELSVVIETEAWKGALGDTIRKYFGAEVPGLPQEEPLFSMRQIPPSAFSGIARKNRTFLKVENASVTKVDYISNKFATPQLGVVITGKNLAEQSAIIREQIEQISEKLKAVETKEKQRRIAKSLEKLPQLESKFGLSLKVPSAYRIAREDDDFLWLRKDIPNGDMNLIIYEIPIDNTLSDTNTIADIIKIRDSVGSLKIPTDTGSFVTEEAYAPYLYHKEVAKRPTFVTKGTWEIKNRFLAGPFVNYMIKDTDKNRYVVLEGFILAPSSLKRDNMFELEAIIKSLRLL, encoded by the coding sequence ATGAATAAGCTATTTCTATTACTTTCTGGCCTATTTTTACTGATAGGATGTGCATCAGATACTAAGGATAAGAAAAAAGAACGTCAGGGGGCTATGGCTCAGTCCGTAGGGCGAATTAACGAACTCTCTGTCGTCATTGAAACGGAAGCATGGAAAGGAGCTCTGGGAGATACGATCCGTAAATATTTTGGAGCAGAGGTACCCGGATTACCCCAGGAAGAACCTTTGTTTTCTATGCGACAGATCCCTCCTTCGGCATTTTCAGGAATTGCCCGAAAAAACCGAACATTTTTAAAGGTTGAAAATGCATCGGTTACTAAAGTAGATTATATATCGAACAAATTTGCTACTCCGCAATTAGGTGTTGTTATTACCGGTAAAAATCTGGCCGAACAGAGTGCGATAATCCGGGAACAAATAGAACAAATTTCTGAAAAATTAAAAGCAGTAGAAACTAAGGAAAAGCAACGACGTATTGCCAAGTCTCTGGAAAAGCTGCCGCAGCTGGAATCAAAATTTGGGTTAAGCTTAAAAGTTCCTTCAGCCTATCGGATTGCAAGGGAGGATGATGATTTTCTCTGGTTACGAAAAGATATTCCGAATGGTGATATGAACTTAATTATCTACGAAATACCTATTGATAATACTCTATCTGATACTAATACGATTGCTGATATTATTAAAATCAGGGACTCTGTAGGAAGCCTGAAGATCCCTACGGATACGGGTAGTTTTGTTACTGAAGAAGCCTACGCTCCTTATTTATATCATAAGGAAGTTGCTAAACGTCCAACTTTTGTAACTAAAGGTACCTGGGAAATTAAAAACCGATTTCTTGCCGGACCTTTTGTAAATTATATGATAAAAGATACAGATAAGAATCGCTATGTGGTTCTGGAAGGTTTTATCCTGGCCCCCTCAAGTTTAAAAAGAGATAATATGTTTGAACTGGAAGCTATTATTAAGTCCTTGAGGTTGTTGTAG
- a CDS encoding phosphoglycerate kinase, with amino-acid sequence MKTIEDFNFENKKALIRVDFNVPLNDTYEVTDTTRIEAAKPTIIKILEDGGSAVLMSHLGRPKGKQEEYSLKHIMNKVSDILGVQVTFVQDCVGSTAEEVVTSLKGGEVVLLENLRFYKEETEGNQEFAEKLSKLGDVYVNDAFGTAHRAHASTTVVAQFFKDQKCFGKLLAKEIESINKVLKSGEHPVTAILGGSKVSSKITIIENILDAVDHLIIGGGMAYTFIKAKGGQIGNSICEDDKQELALEILKKAKQKQVEVHLPVDVIAADAFDNEANTQTVAIDQIPDGWEGLDVGPKSLEKFHEVLLASKTILWNGPLGVFEMENFAKGTIALGNSIAEATEAGAFSLVGGGDSVAAVKQFGFEDKVSYVSTGGGAMLESLEGKTLPGIVAITS; translated from the coding sequence ATGAAAACAATTGAAGATTTTAATTTTGAAAATAAAAAGGCCTTAATCAGGGTAGACTTTAATGTTCCGTTAAACGATACTTATGAAGTTACGGATACCACCCGAATTGAAGCTGCAAAACCTACGATTATCAAGATCCTTGAAGATGGGGGAAGTGCGGTACTAATGTCACACCTGGGCAGGCCCAAAGGGAAGCAAGAGGAATATTCACTCAAACATATCATGAATAAGGTATCTGATATCCTGGGGGTACAGGTGACGTTCGTACAGGATTGCGTGGGATCCACTGCCGAAGAGGTAGTTACATCTTTAAAAGGTGGTGAAGTAGTACTATTAGAAAATCTTCGTTTTTATAAAGAAGAAACAGAGGGGAACCAGGAATTTGCAGAGAAACTATCAAAATTAGGGGATGTTTATGTTAATGATGCTTTTGGAACGGCACATAGAGCGCATGCATCCACTACGGTAGTAGCTCAGTTTTTTAAAGACCAAAAGTGTTTTGGGAAACTTCTGGCAAAAGAAATTGAAAGTATTAATAAGGTTCTAAAATCGGGAGAACACCCGGTCACGGCAATATTGGGAGGGTCTAAAGTTTCTTCTAAAATTACGATTATTGAAAACATACTGGATGCCGTGGATCATTTGATTATAGGCGGTGGTATGGCCTATACTTTTATTAAAGCAAAGGGAGGTCAGATTGGTAATTCAATTTGTGAAGATGACAAGCAGGAACTTGCGTTGGAAATTTTAAAGAAAGCTAAACAAAAGCAGGTAGAAGTGCATTTACCGGTAGATGTTATTGCAGCAGATGCTTTTGACAACGAAGCAAATACACAAACGGTGGCTATAGATCAAATACCGGACGGATGGGAAGGTCTGGATGTAGGTCCTAAGAGTTTAGAAAAATTCCATGAGGTGTTGCTAGCTTCAAAAACTATTCTTTGGAACGGTCCGCTAGGGGTTTTTGAAATGGAAAATTTTGCTAAAGGAACGATTGCTTTAGGAAATTCTATTGCAGAAGCTACAGAAGCAGGTGCTTTTTCACTAGTAGGAGGTGGCGACTCGGTTGCAGCGGTTAAACAATTTGGTTTTGAAGATAAAGTAAGTTATGTTTCTACCGGAGGGGGCGCTATGTTAGAAAGCCTAGAAGGAAAAACCTTACCAGGAATTGTGGCTATAACATCGTAA
- a CDS encoding twin-arginine translocase TatA/TatE family subunit, with the protein MMTSTIFLGMLGPWQIALIVGAVLLLFGGKKIPELMRGLGSGIKEFKDATKEEDEPGKIEDKK; encoded by the coding sequence ATGATGACTTCAACTATATTTTTAGGAATGTTAGGCCCCTGGCAGATTGCTTTAATCGTAGGTGCTGTGCTTTTATTATTTGGAGGTAAGAAAATTCCTGAATTAATGCGCGGACTGGGCAGTGGCATCAAAGAATTTAAAGACGCTACCAAAGAAGAAGACGAACCAGGAAAAATCGAAGACAAGAAGTAA
- a CDS encoding M23 family metallopeptidase, giving the protein MAKKKKEPKRITRKLLNKYRLVILNEDTFEERISFKLTRLNVFVIVTIGSIFLVGFTTVLIAFTPLREYIPGYSSTALDKKANDLVTTADSLRTVLTINQQYYSAIKQVLEGNVETVEFDIDSALQAQKVNPEQVNLQPSEEDIKLREEVSKEDKYSLFEKEKESAGFSFFPPVKGSVTSSYNLKEKHYAIDVAVEKNTPVKAAAAGTVIFAEWTSETGHVILLKHANDLITVYKHNASLSKEQGEQVKEGEVIAIAGSTGSLTTGPHLHFEIWRDGFPMDPQKFIDFN; this is encoded by the coding sequence ATGGCTAAAAAGAAAAAAGAACCTAAAAGAATTACCCGAAAGCTTTTAAATAAGTATCGGCTAGTCATTTTAAATGAGGATACTTTTGAGGAGCGTATTTCTTTTAAACTTACCCGTTTAAACGTATTTGTAATCGTAACGATCGGTAGCATATTTTTAGTTGGGTTTACAACAGTCTTAATTGCTTTTACCCCACTTAGAGAATATATTCCGGGTTATTCGTCTACGGCTTTGGATAAAAAAGCAAATGACCTGGTGACGACCGCTGATTCTTTGCGTACGGTATTAACTATTAACCAACAGTATTATAGTGCGATTAAGCAGGTTTTAGAAGGAAATGTAGAAACGGTTGAATTTGATATAGACTCGGCTTTACAGGCGCAAAAAGTAAATCCGGAGCAGGTCAATTTACAACCTTCTGAAGAAGATATAAAGTTAAGGGAAGAAGTATCGAAAGAGGATAAATACAGCTTGTTTGAAAAAGAGAAGGAAAGCGCAGGATTTTCTTTCTTTCCGCCGGTAAAAGGATCGGTTACTTCTTCATATAACTTAAAAGAAAAACATTATGCCATAGATGTTGCAGTTGAAAAAAACACCCCGGTAAAGGCAGCCGCTGCGGGAACGGTGATATTTGCGGAATGGACTTCAGAAACCGGGCATGTCATATTGTTAAAACACGCTAATGACTTGATTACCGTGTATAAACACAATGCTTCGCTTAGTAAAGAACAGGGGGAACAGGTAAAGGAGGGAGAAGTGATTGCAATCGCCGGATCTACAGGAAGTTTAACCACTGGCCCTCATTTGCATTTTGAAATCTGGAGGGACGGATTTCCTATGGACCCTCAAAAGTTTATTGATTTTAATTAA
- a CDS encoding lytic transglycosylase domain-containing protein: MTSFVHIQAQNDSLSKPSIHRVSTIILDTLPILKKDTVQITTQIQKVQSKGEFIADTLVTEVLKDTVMYNPQDHHRLADLDARWKQELYSSGLFDTIYRTVTEQTYEEVVYPELSTDTLKARLARLNQRTPFNIAYNKSLESVIKSYLKNRREHLERLMGLSHFYFPLFEQELDRQNIPLEIKYLAIVESALRPRAKSRVGATGLWQFMFGTGKQFGLEVSSYVDERMDPIMATKAACKYLANLYKIFGDWDLALASYNSGPGNVTKAIRRSGGYKNYWNIRSYLPRETAGYLPAFLATMYIFEFAEEHDLQPVKPKFAYFETDTVKVKQTIRLEHVSESMNIPIEELQFLNPSYKLDIIPFVKDEDYVLRLPLEKTGTFVANESQVYALAKAEFDKQEKPLPKLFEAESKIRYRVRSGDYLGKIARKFGVRVSQLKRWNGLRSNNLRIGQRLSIFPKKPVTSSSSKVAAAKKQDFSNAKIYTVRSGDTLWSISKKFSGVSIENLKTWNNIRGSGIKPGMKLKISKS; this comes from the coding sequence TTGACAAGCTTCGTACATATACAAGCTCAAAATGATTCCCTTAGTAAGCCGTCTATCCATCGAGTTAGCACGATTATTTTAGACACCTTACCGATTCTTAAAAAGGATACGGTTCAAATTACTACGCAGATTCAAAAAGTTCAGTCGAAGGGCGAATTTATAGCAGATACTTTAGTTACGGAAGTTTTAAAAGATACGGTAATGTACAATCCTCAAGATCATCATCGACTTGCGGATCTGGATGCTCGCTGGAAACAGGAATTATATAGTTCCGGTCTCTTTGATACAATTTATAGAACTGTTACGGAGCAAACTTATGAAGAGGTAGTGTATCCTGAATTAAGTACGGATACTTTAAAAGCCCGTTTGGCAAGGCTAAATCAGCGCACACCTTTTAATATCGCATATAATAAATCCCTGGAAAGTGTTATTAAAAGTTACCTGAAAAATCGTAGGGAACACCTGGAACGTTTGATGGGACTTAGTCATTTCTACTTTCCATTGTTTGAACAGGAATTGGATAGGCAAAATATTCCGCTTGAAATAAAATACCTGGCAATCGTAGAATCTGCTTTAAGGCCCAGGGCGAAATCCAGGGTAGGAGCCACCGGGTTATGGCAGTTTATGTTTGGTACCGGTAAGCAGTTCGGTCTGGAAGTGAGTTCTTATGTAGATGAACGTATGGATCCTATTATGGCTACTAAAGCTGCTTGTAAATATCTGGCTAATTTGTATAAAATTTTTGGAGATTGGGATCTGGCACTGGCTTCTTATAACTCAGGCCCGGGAAATGTAACTAAAGCAATTCGGCGAAGTGGTGGCTATAAAAATTATTGGAATATCAGGTCTTATTTACCCAGGGAAACTGCAGGGTACCTGCCCGCTTTTCTGGCAACCATGTATATTTTTGAATTTGCAGAAGAGCATGACCTTCAACCGGTAAAGCCAAAGTTTGCTTACTTTGAAACAGATACGGTAAAAGTGAAACAAACCATCCGATTAGAACATGTATCTGAATCGATGAACATTCCTATTGAAGAATTACAATTTTTAAACCCTTCCTATAAATTGGATATTATTCCTTTTGTAAAAGATGAGGATTATGTGTTACGTCTTCCGCTAGAAAAAACTGGAACTTTTGTGGCAAATGAATCCCAAGTTTATGCTCTTGCAAAAGCCGAATTTGATAAACAAGAAAAGCCGTTACCTAAGCTATTTGAAGCTGAATCCAAAATTCGATACCGTGTGCGTAGCGGAGACTATCTGGGTAAAATCGCACGTAAGTTTGGGGTGCGGGTAAGCCAACTTAAACGTTGGAATGGTTTACGAAGCAATAATTTGCGTATTGGACAGCGCCTTTCTATCTTCCCTAAAAAACCGGTAACTTCTTCTTCTTCAAAAGTAGCTGCGGCTAAGAAACAAGACTTTTCGAATGCCAAAATATATACGGTACGATCCGGAGATACTTTATGGAGTATTTCTAAAAAGTTTAGTGGTGTATCCATCGAAAACTTAAAAACCTGGAATAATATCAGAGGTTCGGGAATCAAGCCCGGAATGAAACTAAAAATTTCTAAATCTTAA
- a CDS encoding ATP-binding protein, translating into MLFSEILGLDHLKKHLTTSVDKGRIPHAQLFVGANGSGTLPMAVAYAQYILCHNKNQENKDGNAACNVKFDHLAHPDLHFAFPVATNTEVKKHPVSDNFLGAWRSFIKETPYGSLFDWHLRIGIEKKQGQIGVDESLEIVKKLSLKSYEGGHKVMIIWMADKMNIAASNKLLKLIEEPPAKTVFILITEEEEHILQTIRSRCQALHFPALSEKVIAEALMAKENLASPLASKIAHQANGDYNKALHLVHHDGGADQFEEWFIQWVRAAFKAKGNKAAINELIIWSESVAGTGRETQKKFLHYCIDFFRQALVFNYEAKPLVYYESDANGFQLEKFAPFIHGANIQQIFEEIQSALFHVERNGNAKIIFTDLSINLTRLLHKKEE; encoded by the coding sequence ATGCTTTTTTCAGAAATTCTTGGTTTGGATCACCTTAAAAAACACCTGACTACCAGTGTTGATAAAGGTCGTATCCCTCACGCACAACTATTTGTAGGAGCTAATGGTAGCGGTACCTTACCTATGGCCGTTGCTTACGCACAATATATATTATGCCACAACAAAAATCAGGAAAATAAAGATGGGAACGCAGCCTGTAATGTAAAGTTTGATCATTTAGCACATCCTGACCTTCACTTTGCCTTTCCGGTAGCTACCAATACAGAAGTTAAAAAACATCCTGTATCTGATAACTTCCTGGGGGCGTGGAGAAGTTTTATTAAAGAAACCCCGTATGGAAGCCTGTTTGATTGGCACCTGCGTATTGGTATCGAAAAAAAGCAAGGTCAGATTGGTGTTGATGAATCCTTAGAAATCGTAAAAAAACTCTCCTTAAAGAGTTATGAAGGTGGACATAAGGTAATGATCATCTGGATGGCAGATAAAATGAATATCGCAGCTTCTAATAAACTCTTGAAACTTATTGAAGAGCCTCCGGCTAAAACAGTATTTATTTTAATTACCGAAGAAGAAGAACATATCCTACAAACCATACGTTCCCGTTGTCAAGCCTTACATTTTCCCGCCTTAAGCGAAAAAGTAATCGCCGAAGCATTAATGGCAAAAGAAAATCTAGCAAGTCCTCTCGCTTCTAAAATTGCACATCAGGCAAATGGCGACTATAACAAAGCATTGCATTTAGTCCATCATGACGGAGGTGCTGACCAATTTGAAGAATGGTTTATCCAATGGGTTCGGGCTGCTTTTAAAGCCAAAGGAAACAAAGCTGCAATCAACGAATTAATCATCTGGAGCGAATCCGTAGCAGGTACCGGTCGTGAAACCCAAAAGAAATTTTTACATTACTGTATTGACTTTTTTCGCCAGGCTTTAGTGTTTAATTATGAAGCTAAACCTCTAGTCTACTACGAATCGGACGCCAACGGATTTCAACTGGAAAAATTTGCGCCTTTTATTCACGGAGCCAATATCCAGCAGATTTTTGAAGAAATCCAGTCTGCCTTATTCCACGTAGAACGCAATGGTAACGCTAAAATCATCTTTACCGACCTTTCCATCAACCTTACCCGTTTGTTACATAAAAAGGAAGAGTAA